A stretch of the Zeugodacus cucurbitae isolate PBARC_wt_2022May chromosome 6, idZeuCucr1.2, whole genome shotgun sequence genome encodes the following:
- the LOC128922693 gene encoding uncharacterized protein LOC128922693, with protein MFSKRHMRRLIKNEESEFYGMAENDSEEDAVNCSEFYEMTEDDSEEDAVNCSFDNIDAEVEFFEKEESSQKTNCDKLIEKLKMWTARHKVTRNCFDDLLKILQSENISVPTSSKGILRQATCRLRTVAPGNYLHIGLEKQLRSIAITLSDVDKFEIDIGIDGLPLYKSSNVSLWPILAKLHPKRNTKVMLIGVFEGKQKPADVNNYLHDFAYELKTLTQYGMEVNGRRIKVKVRCFICDAPARAFICQTVGHNSFQGCSKCTQVGKKINHTITYSTLTENLRTDDDFAARNSVGHHKKMEKSCLEEIGVGMVSAFPVEPMHLLDLGVVRKMLKCLINGPNVGYQLTKQQKNMLSKTLISYIPYIPNEFARKPRSLDEIARWKAIEFRQFVLYTGMVALKDIVSDSIYYHFSLLHCAYALLSSQKTYENNLEEIKLNYFVHLFPTFYGEEKVSYNVHSVLHLVDSVKSCGFLNSFSAYAFENFLQTLKRFVKRPRETLQQINNRYQYENVFTKDRYVGPKVNRCGKVIRFYGNDFNISDKLPDNFCYVKPGVAIQIIRLSKKDDDLYMHGKVLKNCCNLFTEPLKSMIDLGVYIADIDTEEAEQIYDVQLILYKLMCLPYNNQFLFLPIIHSKDL; from the coding sequence atgtTCTCAAAAAGACATATGAGAAGACttattaaaaatgaagaaagtgaattttacgGAATGGCTGAAAATGATTCTGAAGAGGATGCGGTGAATTGTAGTGAATTTTACGAAATGACTGAAGATGATTCTGAAGAGGATGCGGTGAATTGTAGCTTTGACAATATTGATGCTGAAgtcgaattttttgaaaaagaagaAAGTTCACAAAAAACGAACTGtgacaaattaattgaaaaattgaaaatgtggaCTGCGCGTCATAAAGTCACAAGGAACTGCTTCgatgatttgttaaaaatattgcagTCGGAGAATATTTCTGTACCAACATCTTCGAAAGGAATTTTACGGCAAGCGACCTGCAGATTGAGAACTGTTGCGCCAGGAAATTATTTGCACATAGGCCTAGAAAAGCAACTAAGGAGTATCGCGATAACGTTGAGTGACGTTGATAAATTTGAAATCGATATCGGTATTGACGGCTTACCTTTGTACAAAAGCTCAAATGTAAGCTTGTGGCCTATATTGGcaaaattgcatccaaaaagAAATACGAAGGTGATGTTGATTGGTGTTTTTGAAGGCAAACAGAAACCGGCAGACGTGAATAACTATTTACACGATTTTGCTTATGAACTAAAAACTTTAACGCAATACGGAATGGAAGTCAATGGCAGAAGAATCAAAGTGAAAGTGCGATGCTTTATTTGCGATGCCCCAGCAAGAGCATTTATCTGCCAAACAGTAGGTCACAACTCATTTCAAGGATGCAGCAAGTGCACACAAGTgggtaaaaaaataaaccataCAATAACTTACAGTACATTGACGGAAAATCTTCGAACTGACGATGACTTTGCTGCAAGAAATAGCGTGGGCCatcataaaaaaatggaaaaatcgtGTCTCGAAGAAATAGGTGTGGGAATGGTCTCCGCTTTTCCTGTTGAACCAATGCACCTTTTAGATCTTGGAGTTGTAAGAAAAATGCTAAAATGTCTAATTAATGGTCCGAATGTAGGATATCAGTTGACAAAGCAGCAGAAAAATATGCTGTCGAAAACTTTGATTTCGTACATACCTTACATACCCAATGAATTTGCTCGAAAACCACGTAGCTTAGATGAAATTGCAAGATGGAAAGCAATAGAGTTCCGACAGTTTGTACTTTACACGGGAATGGTTGCTTTGAAAGACATTGTATCTGACagtatttattatcatttttcttTGTTGCACTGTGCATATGCATTGCTTTCGTCACAAAAAACCTATGAAAACAATTTAGAAGAAATAAAGCTTAATTACTTCGTGCACCTTTTCCCAACCTTTTATGGAGAAGAAAAAGTAAGTTACAATGTACATTCAGTGCTGCATTTGGTGGACTCCGTTAAATCGTGCGGTTTTCTGAATTCATTCTCAGCATAtgcattcgaaaattttttgcaaACCCTAAAGCGGTTCGTTAAAAGACCCCGAGAAacattacaacaaataaataacagatACCAATACGAAAACGTGTTTACAAAAGACAGATATGTGGGTCCAAAAGTCAATAGATGTGGGAAGGTTATTCGATTTTATGGAAATGACTTTAATATCAGCGATAAATTACCGGATAATTTTTGCTACGTTAAACCGGGAGTGGCAATACAAATTATAAGATTATCGAAGAAAGATGATGATCTTTATATGCAtggaaaagttttgaaaaactgCTGCAATCTATTTACGGAACCATTGAAATCGATGATAGATTTGGGCGTTTACATAGCTGACATTGACACCGAAGAAGCGGAGCAAATCTATGATGTCCaacttattttatacaaattaatgtgTCTGCCTTACAataatcaatttttatttctaccGATTATTCACAGCAAGGACCTATAA
- the LOC128922419 gene encoding uncharacterized protein LOC128922419 yields the protein MLRGFSGKRKTNRWPMALFYNMLDIAGLAAFRLFDLSHPMWNTNKSEKRKIFLKELSMELAQKQLQNRCKTRINSSTKIAMDLINFKRVPAVTSSLPTVQINTLKRRCETCKTAKIDNETTAVCDHCLVPTCTKHYIRTCEKCYFAKYNAEADTDSDNDEDVDNTPTTSTANQNASKRQRRISPI from the exons ATGCTACGTGGATTCTCtggcaaaagaaaaacaaatcgcTGGCCCATggcattattttataatatgctGGATATTGCTGGACTTGCAGCGTTCAGACTGTTTGATCTTAGCCACCCTATGTGGAATACCAATAAGTCTGAAAagcgcaaaatatttttgaaagaactCTCTATGGAGCTAGCGCAAAAGCAATTACAAAACCGATGCAAAACAAGAATTAATTCTTCAACTAAAATTGCAATGgacttgataaatttcaaacgGGTTCCTGCAGTGACGAGCTCGCTTCCAACTGTACAG ATAAACACTTTGAAACGGCGGTGTGAAACCTGCAAAACTGCTAAGATCGATAATGAAACAACAGCAGTTTGTGACCATTGCCTTGTTCCGACATGTACCAAACACTATATAAGGACATGTGAAAAGTGCTATTTTGCAAAATACAATGCCGAAGCCGATACGGACTCAGACAATGATGAAGATGTGGACAATACTCCAACAACATCTACAGCCAATCAAAATGCATCAAAGAGACAGCGAAGAATTTCACCCATTTGA